One part of the Gossypium raimondii isolate GPD5lz chromosome 1, ASM2569854v1, whole genome shotgun sequence genome encodes these proteins:
- the LOC105786059 gene encoding basic form of pathogenesis-related protein 1, which translates to MKVWFTKLSSAICFTTLCLSHFSEAQNSPQDFVNAHNVIRAAVRVGPLVWNRTVASYAQKYADKRMKDCEMEHSYGPYGENLAEGYGNLDGVDAVKMWASEKPDYDHSSNSCVSGGDDCLHYTQIVWSKSVHLGCGRAKCANGWVFVICSYDPVGNVEGERPY; encoded by the coding sequence ATGAAGGTGTGGTTCACCAAACTTTCCTCAGCTATATGCTTCACGACCCTATGTTTATCTCACTTCTCAGAAGCTCAAAATTCTCCTCAAGACTTTGTGAATGCTCATAACGTGATCCGTGCTGCGGTTAGAGTTGGCCCTCTTGTTTGGAACCGAACTGTGGCTTCTTATGCTCAAAAGTACGCCGATAAAAGGATGAAGGACTGCGAGATGGAGCATTCATACGGACCTTATGGTGAAAACCTTGCTGAAGGCTATGGCAACTTGGATGGTGTTGATGCTGTCAAAATGTGGGCTAGTGAAAAGCCTGATTATGATCACAGTTCCAACAGCTGCGTTAGTGGTGGTGATGATTGCTTACACTATACTCAAATTGTTTGGAGCAAGTCGGTTCATCTTGGGTGCGGTAGAGCTAAGTGTGCCAATGGTTGGGTTTTTGTCATTTGCAGCTATGATCCAGTTGGAAATGTTGAGGGTGAACGCCCTTATTAA